Proteins encoded within one genomic window of Deltaproteobacteria bacterium:
- a CDS encoding AbrB/MazE/SpoVT family DNA-binding domain-containing protein, which produces MKQIAIVGEKGQVTIPKALRKSLGIHRGTELRFEEHAGLLIVRRIDSQDQMATLVGLGGQNDSDALLTQLRGPAWEHDLDDGK; this is translated from the coding sequence ATGAAACAAATAGCTATCGTTGGTGAAAAAGGGCAAGTTACTATCCCAAAAGCTTTGCGTAAAAGTTTAGGTATCCATCGAGGCACTGAATTACGCTTTGAGGAGCATGCAGGTTTACTGATCGTAAGAAGAATTGATAGCCAAGACCAGATGGCGACATTGGTGGGGCTTGGAGGGCAAAATGACAGTGATGCTTTGCTTACTCAGCTACGCGGACCGGCGTGGGAGCATGATTTGGATGATGGCAAATGA